A window of the Lysinibacillus irui genome harbors these coding sequences:
- a CDS encoding chemotaxis protein CheW, producing MTNAVEQESIKVIVFQLADKEYAIPVSHVQGIEKLMHITRVPKTAKYVKGVINLRGVVTPIVDLRERFELPISDHEETTRIIIISLEDMEVGFVVDSANDVIDIPASAIEPQPEVVGSLEEEFISGVAKVEKRLLILLHLEKVLNPLK from the coding sequence ATGACAAACGCAGTGGAACAAGAAAGTATAAAAGTTATTGTTTTTCAACTAGCTGATAAAGAATATGCAATTCCTGTATCCCATGTCCAAGGAATAGAAAAATTAATGCATATCACACGTGTGCCGAAAACAGCGAAATATGTCAAAGGTGTAATCAATCTACGTGGGGTTGTAACGCCGATAGTGGATTTACGAGAACGTTTTGAATTACCGATTTCTGATCATGAGGAAACAACACGCATTATTATTATTTCATTAGAGGATATGGAAGTAGGCTTTGTCGTAGACTCAGCTAACGATGTGATTGATATTCCTGCAAGTGCTATTGAACCACAACCAGAGGTTGTTGGATCACTTGAAGAGGAATTTATTTCAGGAGTAGCTAAAGTAGAAAAACGATTATTAATTTTATTGCATTTAGAAAAAGTATTAAATCCACTAAAGTAG
- the flhA gene encoding flagellar biosynthesis protein FlhA: MKVRDIGVLGAVILIVAMLIIPLPPWMLSFLIVINITLGLIVLLTAMSMKEALDFSIFPSVILLLTLFRLGLSVSTTRAILANGDAGSVVETFGDFVVGGNILVGLVVFLILVLIQFIVITKGAERVAEVAARFTLDAMPGKQMSIDADLNAGIISEKEARERREKVSGEADFYGAMDGATKFVKGDAIASMVMVIINLLFGIIIGVVQMGLPFAEAATHFSKLTVGDGIVSQIPALLISTATGIVVTRASSKGSLGQDITGQLFAQAKLLYVAGGTIVLLGLFTPIPDWITLPIGIALIAGAYMMGRKKPEDEEELLEIEEEVATDGMKSPENVVNLLNVDPIEFEFGYGLIPLVDAAQGGDLLDRVIMIRRQLALELGIVIPVVRIRDNIQLQPNEYRIKIKGNEMARGELLLDHYLAMSPGDDDSIEGIDTVEPSFGLPAKWITEQVKEDAEMYGYTVVDPPSVVSTHLTEIIRANAHELLGRQETKQLIDHLRETHPILVEELTPTPLSTGEIQKVLGKLLRENVSVRNLPIIFETLADYAKLTSDTDILTEYVRQALARQITAQYVGDSSALKVITVSGKVEKMIADSIQQTDHGNYLAMDPQDSQTVLETIAAEVERVSFMEQSAIILCSPAVRMYLRQLTERYFPQIPVLSYNELDASVEIQSVGVVNVQ, from the coding sequence ATGAAAGTTCGCGATATTGGGGTTTTAGGTGCGGTTATTTTAATCGTTGCGATGCTCATCATCCCTCTTCCTCCGTGGATGTTAAGTTTCTTAATTGTCATTAATATTACATTAGGATTAATTGTACTGCTAACAGCAATGAGCATGAAGGAAGCATTAGATTTTTCAATTTTTCCTTCAGTAATATTACTGTTAACTTTGTTCCGGTTAGGATTAAGTGTATCCACAACTCGTGCCATTCTAGCGAATGGTGATGCAGGATCTGTCGTTGAAACATTCGGTGATTTCGTAGTTGGAGGAAATATTCTTGTTGGTTTAGTTGTCTTTTTAATTCTAGTGTTAATTCAGTTTATTGTTATTACAAAAGGTGCAGAGCGGGTAGCTGAAGTTGCAGCACGTTTCACACTTGATGCAATGCCTGGTAAACAAATGAGTATTGATGCTGACTTAAATGCAGGGATTATTTCCGAAAAGGAAGCACGTGAACGTCGTGAAAAAGTATCAGGAGAAGCCGACTTCTATGGAGCGATGGACGGTGCTACAAAATTCGTAAAAGGGGATGCCATTGCCTCGATGGTAATGGTTATTATCAACCTATTATTCGGTATCATCATTGGGGTTGTCCAAATGGGGCTTCCATTTGCGGAAGCAGCAACTCATTTTTCTAAGCTAACTGTTGGTGATGGTATTGTATCCCAAATTCCGGCCTTGCTTATTTCAACAGCCACAGGGATAGTTGTAACACGTGCATCTTCTAAAGGGAGTCTTGGCCAGGACATTACAGGACAATTATTTGCCCAAGCTAAGCTTCTTTATGTAGCTGGTGGTACAATTGTATTACTTGGTTTATTTACGCCAATTCCGGATTGGATCACACTTCCAATCGGAATTGCTCTAATAGCAGGAGCTTATATGATGGGGCGTAAGAAGCCAGAGGACGAAGAGGAATTACTTGAAATTGAGGAAGAAGTGGCAACAGATGGCATGAAGAGCCCTGAAAATGTTGTGAATTTATTAAATGTGGACCCTATCGAATTTGAATTTGGTTATGGATTAATTCCTTTAGTAGATGCTGCACAAGGTGGAGATTTATTAGATCGTGTCATCATGATTCGTCGACAGCTAGCATTAGAATTAGGAATTGTCATTCCAGTTGTTCGTATTCGTGATAATATTCAACTTCAACCAAATGAATATCGAATCAAAATAAAAGGGAACGAAATGGCACGTGGTGAGCTTTTATTAGATCATTACTTAGCGATGAGTCCAGGCGATGATGATTCTATTGAAGGTATTGATACGGTTGAGCCATCATTTGGACTACCAGCTAAATGGATTACAGAGCAAGTAAAAGAAGATGCAGAAATGTATGGTTATACTGTTGTGGATCCACCAAGTGTGGTGTCAACACACTTAACAGAAATTATACGAGCAAATGCTCATGAGTTACTAGGACGTCAAGAGACAAAGCAGCTAATCGATCATTTGCGCGAAACGCATCCAATTTTAGTAGAGGAATTGACGCCAACTCCTTTATCTACTGGAGAAATTCAAAAGGTACTTGGCAAGCTACTTCGGGAAAATGTATCTGTCCGTAACTTACCAATTATTTTTGAAACACTTGCTGACTATGCAAAGTTAACGAGTGATACAGATATTTTAACAGAGTATGTTCGTCAAGCATTGGCTCGCCAAATTACGGCGCAGTATGTTGGAGATAGCTCAGCATTAAAGGTTATTACGGTGTCAGGTAAGGTAGAAAAAATGATTGCTGATAGTATTCAGCAAACGGATCATGGGAATTATTTAGCAATGGATCCTCAAGATTCTCAAACAGTTTTAGAGACTATTGCAGCAGAGGTAGAGCGTGTTTCCTTTATGGAGCAATCCGCTATTATTTTATGCTCTCCAGCTGTTCGTATGTACTTACGTCAACTCACGGAGCGTTATTTCCCACAAATTCCGGTTTTATCCTATAATGAGCTGGATGCTTCGGTCGAAATTCAAAGTGTTGGAGTGGTGAATGTTCAATGA
- a CDS encoding protein-glutamate methylesterase/protein-glutamine glutaminase — MDFLHKSKLLVVDDSAFMRKLISDFFVGNSKVEVVGTARNGKDAIKKIQSLKPTVVTMDIEMPELNGLDALKEIMKQCPVPVVMLSSTTQRGTENAIAAIESGAVDFVAKPSGTISLDLHKIQNELVRKVEQAAMVPISKLKKPSGSKRQQEPVTKASTVINELQQVGRAHTPANSTATKVAVTRPQVEWSKVGKKIVLIGTSTGGPRALQEVVTKIPKSIQAPILIVQHMPAGFTKSLATRLDQLSEITVKEAEQGDILQNGVAYIAPGGYHIKLRKVGTTFGIVLDNQEPPRSGHRPSVDVMFEDVSQFNDFDKVAVIMTGMGHDGSNGLKILKSTGNVIAIAESSETCIVYGMPKAAVETQLVDEVADVDDIAQTIMKYLP; from the coding sequence TTGGACTTTTTACATAAAAGCAAGCTATTAGTTGTGGATGATTCTGCTTTTATGAGAAAGCTAATTAGTGACTTTTTTGTTGGCAACTCGAAGGTAGAAGTTGTTGGAACAGCACGGAATGGAAAAGATGCGATCAAAAAGATACAATCGTTGAAGCCTACAGTTGTGACAATGGATATTGAAATGCCCGAATTGAATGGGCTCGATGCTTTAAAAGAAATTATGAAACAATGTCCAGTTCCCGTAGTAATGCTCTCGAGTACCACACAGCGTGGGACAGAAAATGCGATAGCAGCAATTGAGAGTGGTGCAGTAGATTTTGTCGCAAAGCCAAGCGGAACTATTTCTCTTGATTTACATAAAATCCAAAATGAGCTCGTTCGTAAAGTGGAGCAAGCTGCTATGGTGCCAATTTCCAAATTGAAAAAACCTTCTGGTAGTAAAAGACAACAAGAACCAGTGACAAAGGCGAGTACCGTAATAAATGAATTACAACAGGTTGGACGAGCACATACTCCTGCAAATTCTACTGCTACTAAGGTAGCGGTAACAAGGCCACAGGTAGAATGGAGTAAAGTTGGGAAAAAAATTGTGCTAATTGGTACGTCCACCGGAGGACCTCGTGCACTTCAGGAGGTTGTAACTAAAATCCCTAAATCCATCCAAGCACCTATATTAATTGTTCAGCATATGCCTGCTGGATTTACTAAATCACTTGCTACTCGTCTCGATCAGCTGAGTGAAATTACTGTAAAGGAAGCTGAACAGGGAGATATATTGCAAAATGGAGTGGCCTATATTGCACCAGGTGGTTATCATATAAAACTCAGAAAAGTAGGGACGACTTTTGGTATTGTTCTAGATAACCAAGAACCACCAAGATCAGGCCATCGACCTTCTGTTGATGTGATGTTTGAAGATGTTAGTCAGTTTAACGATTTTGATAAAGTAGCAGTGATTATGACAGGTATGGGTCATGACGGTTCTAACGGATTAAAGATATTAAAAAGTACTGGTAACGTTATTGCAATTGCAGAGTCATCAGAAACATGCATTGTATATGGTATGCCAAAAGCAGCGGTTGAAACGCAACTTGTAGATGAAGTTGCAGATGTAGATGATATTGCACAAACAATAATGAAATATTTGCCTTAA
- the flhF gene encoding flagellar biosynthesis protein FlhF, whose protein sequence is MKMKKYYASSIPEAMKQVRAELGEDAVILNSKVVIKKKFFGMIKQKSFEVVAGVDAMEPNQVAPAPSPAVLPVAPKNNARLQEITDAIQAKIHQDQIPQDAAVLEDTSMSEELRKEIADLKSLMQSMHKKTTQAQYPDELLPFIEYLRQQELSEELITTIGDELFMHFKEASEINFSQCKMITKNLLRKKLEVLQVGGLSYERKYINVLGPTGVGKTTTIAKMAARAVLEKKKKVGFITTDTYRIAAIEQLKTYAGLLQAPVEIAYNATDFEQAVQKLSHLDLVFIDTAGRNYKEVKYVEDLQRLIKFDDQAESYLVLAMTTKEKDMENIVDQFKQVPIEKFIFTKIDETNSIGTMINLMIKYNKGLAYYTNGQEVPEDIEEADLEAVLNLFFQGEEK, encoded by the coding sequence ATGAAAATGAAAAAGTATTATGCATCATCCATACCAGAAGCGATGAAGCAGGTGCGGGCAGAATTAGGTGAGGACGCAGTCATTTTGAATTCAAAAGTAGTCATTAAAAAGAAATTTTTCGGTATGATTAAACAGAAAAGTTTTGAAGTGGTTGCAGGAGTGGATGCAATGGAGCCAAATCAAGTAGCTCCAGCACCCTCACCTGCTGTATTACCTGTAGCTCCGAAAAACAATGCAAGGCTACAAGAGATTACTGATGCTATTCAAGCAAAAATTCATCAAGATCAAATACCGCAGGATGCAGCTGTACTAGAGGACACTAGCATGTCTGAAGAATTGAGGAAGGAAATTGCTGATTTAAAATCTTTAATGCAATCCATGCATAAAAAGACTACCCAAGCTCAATATCCCGATGAACTCTTACCCTTCATTGAATACTTAAGACAGCAAGAGCTAAGTGAAGAGCTCATCACAACGATAGGTGATGAGCTTTTTATGCATTTTAAAGAAGCGTCAGAAATAAATTTCTCACAATGTAAAATGATTACGAAAAATTTACTACGTAAAAAGTTAGAAGTTCTTCAAGTAGGGGGATTATCCTACGAAAGAAAATATATCAATGTTTTAGGACCAACAGGTGTTGGAAAGACAACAACCATTGCCAAAATGGCAGCTAGAGCTGTGTTAGAAAAAAAGAAAAAGGTTGGCTTTATCACGACTGACACATATCGAATTGCTGCAATAGAGCAGCTAAAAACATATGCTGGGCTTTTACAGGCACCTGTCGAAATAGCCTATAATGCCACAGATTTTGAGCAAGCCGTGCAAAAGTTATCTCATTTAGATTTAGTTTTTATTGATACAGCTGGCCGAAATTATAAAGAAGTTAAATATGTGGAAGATCTCCAGCGTCTCATAAAATTTGATGATCAAGCAGAATCTTACTTAGTCCTTGCCATGACAACGAAAGAAAAGGATATGGAAAACATTGTTGACCAATTTAAACAAGTACCGATTGAAAAATTTATTTTCACTAAGATTGATGAAACAAATTCTATTGGCACTATGATCAATTTAATGATTAAATATAATAAAGGACTTGCTTACTATACGAATGGTCAAGAAGTACCAGAAGATATTGAGGAAGCTGATTTAGAAGCAGTGCTTAATTTGTTTTTTCAAGGTGAAGAAAAATGA
- a CDS encoding chemotaxis protein CheA, giving the protein MEVNQYLEMFIEESKEHLQACSEHLLELEKNPEDLAIVGEIFRSAHTLKGMSATMGFEDLADLTHKMENVLDAIRNEKISVTPEILDVVFESVDHLEEMVMDIANGGDGKRDVSSTVAQLKRIELGEEAVAEVVATAVAPAVESVLEYDSFEQTVITQSSEQGFNAYEISVTLREDCLLKAARVFMVFEILEKDGDVIKSSPSVEKLEDEQFDQQFYVAFVTKESAEDMQKKLMKVSEVEEVVVTTIDQKKFSEKEYEAQQEIAATATAVVEMEATPTKAEPVAKPAKSAAPNKADKTHAPVGNKTIRVNIERLDILMNLFEELVIDRGRLQSIATEVNHGELNETVERMSRVMGDLQTIILTMRMVPVETVFNRFPKMIRQLSRDLNKKINLEIIGAETELDRTVIDEIGDPLVHLIRNSVDHGIENPTARRAKGKPEEGTVVLRAYHSGNYVFIEIEDDGAGINREKVLAKAISKGIVTQEQSYSMSDQQINELILASGFSTADVISDVSGRGVGLDVVKTTIESLGGNISIESTQDVGSIFSIQLPLTLSIISVMLVEIEKEIYAIPLSSIIETSIIRSSEIMNAHNQKVIDFRGKVVPLVFLEEIFEVPRKAPQEEEFHSVVIVRKGEKLAGLVVDSFIGQQEIVLKSLGNYLTNIFAISGATILGNGKVALIVDCNALIK; this is encoded by the coding sequence ATGGAAGTCAATCAATATTTAGAGATGTTTATTGAAGAAAGTAAAGAGCATTTACAAGCGTGTAGTGAACATTTATTAGAATTAGAAAAAAATCCAGAAGACTTAGCAATTGTTGGGGAAATCTTCCGTTCAGCCCATACGTTAAAAGGTATGTCTGCCACAATGGGATTTGAAGATTTAGCTGATTTAACCCATAAAATGGAAAATGTATTAGATGCTATTCGAAATGAAAAGATTTCTGTAACACCTGAAATTTTAGACGTTGTCTTTGAATCTGTTGATCATTTAGAAGAAATGGTGATGGATATTGCGAACGGCGGTGATGGAAAACGTGATGTTTCATCAACGGTTGCGCAGCTTAAACGGATTGAATTAGGTGAGGAAGCAGTAGCTGAGGTGGTAGCAACAGCCGTAGCACCAGCTGTAGAAAGTGTTTTAGAATATGATAGTTTTGAACAAACAGTTATTACTCAATCATCTGAACAAGGCTTTAATGCTTATGAAATTTCAGTTACGTTACGTGAGGATTGCCTTCTAAAGGCTGCACGTGTATTTATGGTATTTGAGATTTTAGAAAAAGATGGGGATGTCATTAAATCAAGTCCATCGGTTGAAAAACTTGAAGATGAACAGTTTGATCAACAATTTTATGTTGCATTTGTCACAAAAGAATCAGCAGAAGATATGCAGAAAAAGCTGATGAAAGTTTCAGAGGTTGAGGAAGTTGTTGTGACAACTATTGACCAAAAGAAATTTAGTGAAAAAGAATATGAAGCTCAACAAGAAATAGCTGCAACGGCCACTGCGGTAGTTGAGATGGAGGCTACACCTACTAAAGCCGAACCAGTTGCAAAGCCAGCTAAATCAGCAGCTCCTAACAAGGCTGATAAAACACATGCACCAGTTGGGAATAAAACAATTCGTGTAAATATTGAACGACTTGATATTTTAATGAACTTATTTGAGGAGCTAGTCATTGATCGTGGTCGCCTTCAATCTATCGCTACAGAAGTGAATCATGGAGAACTCAATGAAACAGTTGAGCGAATGAGTCGTGTAATGGGTGATTTACAAACAATCATTTTAACGATGCGCATGGTTCCAGTCGAAACTGTTTTCAACCGTTTCCCAAAAATGATTCGTCAACTATCGCGTGACTTAAATAAGAAAATTAACCTTGAAATTATTGGTGCTGAAACTGAATTAGATCGTACGGTTATCGATGAAATTGGTGATCCGCTAGTCCATTTAATCCGTAATTCTGTAGACCATGGAATTGAGAATCCAACGGCTCGTCGTGCAAAAGGCAAGCCAGAGGAAGGAACGGTGGTATTACGTGCATACCATAGTGGTAACTACGTCTTTATCGAGATTGAAGATGATGGTGCAGGCATCAATCGTGAAAAAGTACTAGCGAAAGCTATTTCAAAAGGCATTGTGACACAAGAACAATCTTATTCAATGTCTGATCAACAAATCAATGAGCTTATTTTAGCTTCAGGCTTCTCGACTGCAGATGTTATTTCAGATGTGTCTGGTCGTGGGGTAGGATTAGATGTTGTGAAAACAACGATTGAATCATTAGGTGGCAATATTTCAATTGAATCTACACAAGACGTTGGATCTATCTTTTCAATTCAATTACCACTGACATTATCTATTATTTCAGTAATGCTTGTGGAAATTGAAAAGGAAATTTATGCAATTCCGCTGTCGTCTATTATTGAAACATCTATTATCCGTTCATCAGAGATTATGAATGCACATAATCAAAAAGTAATCGACTTCCGTGGCAAGGTTGTTCCTTTGGTATTTTTAGAGGAAATCTTTGAAGTTCCACGTAAAGCACCGCAAGAGGAAGAATTCCATTCAGTAGTAATTGTCCGCAAAGGTGAAAAACTTGCTGGTTTAGTAGTGGATTCTTTCATTGGCCAACAAGAAATTGTCTTGAAGTCATTAGGAAATTACTTAACAAATATCTTTGCGATTTCCGGTGCAACTATTTTAGGTAATGGTAAGGTAGCCTTGATTGTAGATTGCAACGCACTAATTAAGTAA
- a CDS encoding chemotaxis protein CheC, protein MTFNQKITSLHLDVLKEIGNIGAAHAATALSNLLGKKIDMRVPKVEMVSFNDMMELAGGSENVVVGIYLRIEGDAEGSMFFILPIEQANRFIRRLIFDDSFDFKKRPVSDLGLSAMQEMGNILSGSYLSALSDFTNLKIYPTVPGLSVDMFGAIISIGLIELSHVSDNVIVINTSIFEEGVEDHETVRGHFFLLPDPDSFDAIFKSLGVS, encoded by the coding sequence ATGACATTTAATCAAAAGATTACATCACTACATTTAGATGTATTAAAGGAAATTGGAAACATTGGTGCTGCGCATGCCGCGACAGCACTTTCCAATTTACTTGGGAAAAAAATTGATATGCGGGTACCAAAGGTAGAAATGGTGTCCTTTAACGATATGATGGAGTTGGCTGGCGGATCAGAAAATGTCGTTGTTGGTATTTATCTTCGCATTGAAGGTGATGCAGAGGGCAGTATGTTCTTTATTTTACCTATCGAACAAGCTAACCGCTTTATTCGTCGTCTTATTTTCGATGACTCATTTGACTTTAAAAAACGACCTGTTTCAGATTTAGGTTTATCTGCTATGCAAGAGATGGGGAATATTTTATCTGGCTCCTATTTATCTGCTCTTTCGGACTTTACTAATTTAAAAATTTACCCGACTGTGCCCGGTCTAAGCGTTGATATGTTTGGAGCTATTATAAGCATTGGTTTAATTGAATTATCACATGTGAGTGATAATGTTATTGTTATAAATACATCCATTTTTGAAGAAGGTGTGGAAGACCACGAAACAGTGAGAGGTCATTTCTTCCTACTACCAGATCCTGACTCTTTCGATGCAATTTTTAAATCATTAGGGGTTTCATGA
- a CDS encoding MinD/ParA family protein yields MRDQAEALRLKMMKQQGELGRAIAIVSGKGGVGKSNFTMNFAMTLVQKGKKVAVVDMDIGMGNIHILIGRNVSNSLKDYLEGNKQLDEVIFEGPYGLKYISGGSGMTSVLEWSHSMFERLILAFEQLQKNYDYILFDMGAGATNWSLDLLTSIDEIIVISTAEPTSITDAYSMMKYIHVRDPEKQFYTLCNRAFSKEEGIETNERLKVTMKRFLDKEIETLGSLPEDPIVRKAVREQVPFSLAYPDALISKTLQLIVVRFIEHRVEEIHAHDQAAKKFITKLRSIFSKGRD; encoded by the coding sequence ATGAGAGACCAAGCTGAAGCATTACGCTTGAAAATGATGAAACAGCAAGGCGAACTAGGTAGAGCAATTGCAATTGTTAGTGGGAAAGGTGGGGTAGGTAAAAGTAACTTCACAATGAATTTTGCTATGACTTTAGTCCAAAAAGGTAAAAAAGTTGCCGTTGTTGATATGGATATTGGGATGGGGAATATCCATATTCTAATTGGAAGAAATGTTTCTAATAGTTTAAAAGATTACCTAGAAGGAAATAAGCAACTTGATGAGGTCATATTTGAAGGACCCTATGGTTTAAAATATATTTCAGGTGGATCAGGTATGACAAGCGTACTTGAGTGGTCACATAGTATGTTTGAGCGACTTATTCTTGCATTTGAACAGCTTCAAAAAAACTATGATTATATTTTATTTGATATGGGGGCTGGTGCGACAAATTGGTCGCTAGACTTACTAACATCCATTGATGAAATTATTGTTATTTCAACTGCGGAACCTACCTCTATAACAGATGCATATTCCATGATGAAATATATACATGTTCGAGATCCAGAAAAGCAGTTTTATACTCTCTGTAACCGTGCTTTTAGCAAAGAAGAAGGAATAGAAACGAATGAACGATTAAAGGTAACGATGAAACGTTTTTTAGACAAAGAGATAGAAACTCTTGGTTCTTTACCTGAGGATCCAATTGTGCGTAAGGCCGTGCGTGAGCAAGTACCATTCTCTCTTGCTTACCCAGACGCACTCATTTCAAAGACATTACAGCTCATTGTTGTACGATTTATAGAGCATCGTGTGGAGGAAATACATGCACATGATCAAGCAGCAAAAAAATTTATAACAAAACTCAGAAGTATTTTCTCGAAAGGGCGTGATTAA